Proteins encoded together in one Gadus chalcogrammus isolate NIFS_2021 chromosome 18, NIFS_Gcha_1.0, whole genome shotgun sequence window:
- the LOC130371724 gene encoding potassium voltage-gated channel subfamily H member 6-like has translation MSSPAAMKRGGSALGSPQSLDLLGTSTVIERTQKVTEKVSKILSLETDVLPKYKLQLPETTWWILLHYSPFKAFWDWIILFLVLYTAVFTPYSAAFLLDEHGDRECGYTCDPLNVVDFMVDVLFVVDIVINFRTSYVNHNDEVITVPCRVAKHYITGWFAIDVFAALPFDLLIFHSRSDEMATFIGLLKTARLLRLVRVARKLDRYSEYGAAVLFLLMCTFALIAHWLACLWYAIGFLERPYTETGWLDNLAQQLGKKYNDSDPRSGPSIKDKYVTALYFTFSSLTSVGFGNVSPNTNSEKIFSICVMVIGSLMYASIFGNVSAIIQRLYSGTTRYHTQMLRVKDFIRFHQIPGGLRLRLEEYFQHAWSYTNGIDMNAVLKGFPECLQADICLHLNRSLLQNCKAFHGGSEACLRALATRFKTLHAPPGDVLIHYGDVLDSLFFISRGSIQVLRDDVVIAILEKNDIFGEPIHLHDEPGKSSSDVSAITYCDLHSIPREDLLEVLDIYPDFANTFWTNLEITLDLRCIARGQLLEDSGDEWEYQQQPRQRRYSLDCRIRPDGIDHDDSFPLNSIGQRHSAPQPRCGSPLTRSTEDLREALTPGTKLQPSEKIWLDRAPSADRLLPPGGAPVVAERAPDIASSVNRPGMFHFWPDRESLLVSSRPRPSCNPDPDPHPHPHTAGDTELGSRLEVLQSQLNRLETRVAADISVILQILQVPADPPVPPAYSIVSSKGSPLPSGASTRLRHPSTGAPSPSPLVPDPSTGVFSTGAPSPNTAPPSPSGPHTGVPTPSIGAPSSSSGISSPSPGPLYWGLSPLV, from the exons ATGTCCAGTCCAGCGGCgatgaagagaggagggagcgcCCTCGGCTCTCCCCAGAGCCTGGACCTCCTCGGCACATCCACGGTGATAGAGCGAACTCAGAAGGTCACAGAGAAGGTGTCAAAG ATCCTCTCTCTGGAAACTGACGTGTTGCCAAAATACAAGCTCCAACTCCCCGAGACGACATGGTGGATTCTGCTGCACTACAGCCCGTTCAAAGCCTTCTGGGACTGGATCATTCTGTTCCTGGTCCTGTACACGGCCGTCTTCACTCCGTACTCGGCGGCGTTCCTTCTGGACGAGCACGGAGACAGGGAGTGTGGCTACACGTGCGACCCTTTGAACGTGGTAGACTTCATGGTGGACGTTCTGTTCGTCGTGGACATCGTCATCAACTTCCGCACCAGCTACGTGAACCACAACGACGAGGTGATCACCGTACCGTGCAGGGTTGCCAAGCATTACATCACCGGATGGTTCGCCATCGACGTTTTCGCCGCCCTCCCCTTTGACCTGCTTATCTTCCACTCTCGCTCCGATGAG ATGGCCACCTTTATTGGCCTACTGAAAACAGCACGGCTGCTTCGACTGGTCCGAGTGGCCAGGAAGCTAGACCGCTATTCTGAATACGGAGCAGCCGTCCTATTTCTACTCATGTGCACCTTTGCACTCATCGCACACTGGCTGGCATGTCTCTGGTACGCCATCGGGTTTTTGGAAAGGCCGTACACAGAGACCGGCTGGCTGGACAACTTGGCACAGCAGCTGGGCAAGAAGTACAACGACAGCGACCCCCGGTCAGGGCCCTCCATCAAAGATAAATATGTGACGGCTCTGTACTTCACCTTCAGCAGCCTGACCAGCGTGGGCTTCGGGAACGTCTCCCCCAACACCAACTCTGAGAAGATCTTCTCCATCTGTGTCATGGTCATTGGCT ctctcatGTATGCCAGTATATTTGGCAATGTGTCGGCGATCATCCAGCGGCTGTACTCCGGCACCACCCGCTACCACACCCAGATGCTCCGGGTTAAAGACTTCATCCGCTTCCACCAGATCCCCGGGGGGCTCCGCCTGCGGCTGGAGGAGTACTTTCAACACGCGTGGTCGTACACCAACGGCATCGACATGAACGCA GTTTTGAAGGGGTTTCCTGAGTGCCTGCAGGCGGATATCTGTCTGCACTTGAACCGATCACTGCTGCAGAACTGCAAGGCCTTCCATGGGGGCAGTGAGGCCTGCCTTCGGGCCTTAGCCACGAGGTTCAAAACGCTCCACGCTCCCCCGGGAGACGTCCTGATCCACTACGGAGACGTCTTGGACTCCCTGTTCTTCATCTCCCGCGGCTCCATCCAGGTGCTGCGGGATGACGTGGTGATCGCCATACTCG AGAAGAACGACATCTTCGGGGAGCCCATTCATCTGCACGACGAGCCGGGGAAGTCGAGCTCCGACGTAAGCGCAATCACCTACTGTGACCTCCACTCCATACCCAGGGAGGACCTGCTGGAGGTCCTGGATATCTACCCGGACTTCGCCAACACCTTCTGGACCAACCTGGAGATCACGCTGGACCTGAGATGT ATTGCCCGAGGACAGCTTCTAGAAGATAGTGGTGATGAATGGGAGTATCAACAACAGCCCAGGCAGAGGAGATACTCACTAGACTGCAGAATCCGACCTG ATGGAATCGACCATGACGACTCATTTCCGCTCAATTCGATCGGTCAGCGTCACTCTGCTCCACAACCACGCTGCGGCTCCCCGCTCACCCGTTCCACTGAGGACCTGAGGGAGGCCCTCACGCCCGGCACCAAGTTGCAGCCTTCAGAAAAAATCTGGTTGGACCGGGCTCCTTCTGCGGACAGACTGCTGCCCCCGGGGGGCGCGCCCGTAGTGGCGGAGCGGGCTCCGGACATAG CTTCGTCTGTAAACAGGCCTGGGATGTTCCACTTCTGGCCCGACAGAGAGTCGTTGCTGGTCAGCAGCCGGCCTCGGCCCTCTTgcaaccctgaccctgaccctcaccctcaccctcacactgCGGGGGACACAGAGCTGGGCTCCAGACTGGAAGTACTGCAATCTCAACTCAACAG GCTTGAGACCCGCGTGGCGGCGGACATCAGCGTGATCCTCCAGATCCTGCAGGTGCCCGCGGACCCGCCCGTCCCCCCCGCCTACAGCATCGTGTCCTCCAAgggctcccccctcccctcaggggCCTCCACTAGGCTCCGTCACCCCTCTACTGGGGCCCCTAGCCCCTCTCCTCTGGTCCCCGACCCGTCTACTGGGGTCTTCTCTACTGGGGCCCCTAGCCCCAACACTGCCCCACCCAGCCCCTCTGGGCCCCATACCGGGGTCCCTACCCCGTCGATTGGGGCCCCTAGCTCCTCTTCTGGGATCTCTAGCCCCTCTCCTGGG CCCCTCTACTGGGGTCTCTCGCCCCTCGTCTAG
- the LOC130371912 gene encoding uncharacterized protein LOC130371912, whose product MAHKGKATPWRSWSFTSAFLLVCLAPLTQSYNLRKALGRNRENGHEGKILFGNFFEKGRTGLPTSIHANWNVTSSAEDAIGYQKDSSGWFQDDPSVQWKHLELSVQCGAYQMKLVAREPEASQLQLVQKNAKSLPLTQLPETCGYSISRNNVMLVMVASYDGCTMMQEDGRYILPMLWQRRHIMLSCPIKEMHPAPPMSPSRQMSPKPAALPYPYNQWAMRPPFNYYPYGQQVVHQEPAETDLPTTQEPTTTSPTPPKEQPAKSPPASKPAGYPHPQYQRHMMPPFQHYPYGQHVVHQEPAETDLSTTQEPTTTSPTPPKELPAKMSPKPAALPYPYNQWAMMPPFNYYPYGQQVHQEPSMTDLPTTQEPTTTSPTPPKEQPAKSPPASKPAGYPHPQYQWAMMPPFQHYPYGQHVVHQEPSETELSTTQEPTTTPPTPPNTTQEPTTTPPTPPKEQPAKSPPANIPPASKPAGYPHPQYQWAMMPPFQHYPYGQHVVHQEPAETELSTTQEPTTTPPTPPKEQPAKSPPASKPAGYPHPQYQWAMMPPFQHYPYGQHVVHQEPAETELSTTQEPTTTSPTPPKELPAKMSPKPAALPYPYNQWAMMPPFNYYPYGQQVHQEPSMTDLPTTQEPTTTSPTPPKEQPAKSPPASKPAGYPHPQYQWAMMPPFQHYPYGQHVVHQEPAETELSTTQEPTTTPPTPPNELPAKMSPKPAGYPHPQDQWAMMPPFHNYPYGQ is encoded by the exons ATGGCACACAAAGGGAAGGCTACACCGTGGCGTAGTTGGAGCTTCACTTCAGCGTTTCTGCTAGTCTGTTTAGCACCCCTGACGCAGTCGTACAATTTGAGAAAAGCACTTGGCAGAAATAGAGAAAATGGTCATGAAGGAAAGATTCTGTTTGGTAACTTCTTTGAGAAGGGGCGAACTGGTCTGCCAACAAGTATACATGCCAACTGGAATGTTACCTCCTCTGCAGAAGATGCCATCGGTTATCAAAAAGACTCGTCCG GGTGGTTCCAAGATGATCCCAGTGTACAATGGAAGCACTTGGAGCTGTCAGTTCAATGTGGTGCTTACCAGATGAAGCTCGTAGCAAGGGAGCCAGAAGCGTCACAGTTGCAACTGGTCCAAA AAAACGCCAAGTCGCTTCCCTTGACTCAGCTCCCTGAAACCTGTGGCTACTCAATCAGTCGAAACAATGTAATGCTTGTAATGGTGGCTTCATATGACGGCTGTACAATGATGCAAGAG GACGGACGCTACATCCTACCAATGCTTTGGCAAAGAAGGCATATAATGCTCTCATGCCCCATAAAAGAAATGCATCCAGCACCACCTATGTCTCCAAGTCGACAAATGTCCCCTAAACCAGCTGCCTTGCCCTATCCATACAACCAGTGGGCTATGAGGCCTCCCTTCAACTATTATCCATATGGACAACAAGTAGTGCATCAAGAGCCAGCCGAGACTGACCTCCCTACTACACAAGAACCCACGACGACATCGCCAACACCACCCAAGGAGCAGCCAGCAAAAAGCCCACCAGCTTCTAAACCAGCTGGCTATCCCCATCCACAGTACCAGCGGCATATGATGCCTCCCTTCCAACACTATCCATATGGACAACATGTGGTGCATCAAGAGCCAGCCGAGACTGACCTCTCTACTACACAAGAGCCCACGACTACAtcgccaacaccacccaaagAGCTGCCAGCAAAAATGTCCCCTAAACCAGCTGCCTTGCCCTATCCATACAACCAGTGGGCTATGATGCCTCCCTTCAACTATTATCCATATGGACAACAAGTGCATCAAGAGCCATCCATGACTGACCTCCCTACTACACAAGAACCCACGACGACATCGCCAACACCACCCAAGGAGCAGCCAGCAAAAAGCCCACCTGCTTCTAAACCAGCTGGCTATCCCCATCCACAGTACCAGTGGGCTATGATGCCTCCCTTCCAACACTATCCATATGGACAACATGTAGTGCATCAAGAGCCATCCGAGACTGAGCTCTCTACTACACAAGAGCCCACGACAacaccgccaacaccacccaacaccacccaagaGCCCACGACTACACCACCAACGCCACCCAAGGAGCAGCCAGCAAAAAGCCCACCTGCAAATATTCCACCTGCTTCTAAACCAGCTGGCTATCCCCATCCACAGTACCAGTGGGCTATGATGCCTCCCTTCCAACACTATCCATATGGACAACATGTAGTGCATCAAGAGCCAGCCGAGACTGAGCTCTCTACTACACAAGAGCCCACGACgacaccgccaacaccacccaagGAGCAGCCAGCAAAAAGCCCACCTGCTTCTAAACCAGCTGGCTATCCCCATCCACAGTACCAGTGGGCTATGATGCCTCCCTTCCAACACTATCCATATGGACAACATGTAGTGCATCAAGAGCCAGCCGAGACTGAGCTCTCTACTACACAAGAGCCCACGACTACAtcgccaacaccacccaaagAGCTGCCAGCAAAAATGTCCCCTAAACCAGCTGCCTTGCCCTATCCATACAACCAGTGGGCTATGATGCCTCCCTTCAACTATTATCCATATGGACAACAAGTGCATCAAGAGCCATCCATGACTGACCTCCCTACTACACAAGAGCCCACGACGACATCGCCAACACCACCCAAGGAGCAGCCAGCAAAAAGCCCACCTGCTTCTAAACCAGCTGGCTATCCCCATCCACAGTACCAGTGGGCTATGATGCCTCCCTTCCAACACTATCCATATGGACAACATGTAGTGCATCAAGAGCCAGCCGAGACTGAGCTCTCTACTACACAAGAGCCCACGACgacaccgccaacaccacccaatGAGCTGCCAGCAAAAATGTCCCCTAAACCAGCTGGCTATCCCCATCCACAGGACCAGTGGGCTATGATGCCGCCCTTCCACAATTATCCATATGGACAATAA
- the LOC130371725 gene encoding uncharacterized protein LOC130371725 produces the protein MAHKGKATPWRSWSFTSAFLLVCLAPLTQSYNLRKALGRNRENGHEGKILFGNFFEKGRTGLPTSIHANWNVTSSAEDAIGYQKDSSGWFQDDPSVQWKHMELSVQCGAYQMKLVAREPEASQLQLVQKNAKSLPLTQLPETCGYSISGNNVMLVMVASYDGCTMMQEDGRYILPMLWQRRHIMLSCPIKEMHPAPPMSPSRQMSPKPAALSYTQWAMRPPFQHYPYGQQVVHQEPAETDLSTTQEPTTTSPTPPKEQPAKSPPASKPAGYPHPHPQYQWHMMPPFKHYPYGQHVVHQEPAETELSTTQEPTTTSPTPPKELPAKMSPKPAALPYPYNQWAMMPPFNYYPYGQQVHQEPSMTDLPTTQEPTTTPPTPPKEQPAKSPTASKPAGYPHPQYQAHDYTANATQGAASKGPTCKYSTCF, from the exons ATGGCACACAAAGGGAAGGCTACACCGTGGCGTAGTTGGAGCTTCACTTCAGCGTTTCTGCTAGTCTGTTTAGCACCCCTGACGCAGTCGTACAATTTGAGAAAAGCACTTGGCAGAAATAGAGAAAATGGTCATGAAGGAAAGATTCTGTTTGGTAACTTCTTTGAGAAGGGGCGAACTGGTCTGCCAACAAGTATACATGCCAACTGGAATGTTACCTCCTCTGCAGAAGATGCCATCGGTTATCAAAAAGACTCGTCCG GGTGGTTCCAAGATGATCCCAGTGTACAATGGAAGCACATGGAGCTGTCAGTTCAATGTGGTGCTTACCAGATGAAGCTCGTAGCAAGGGAACCAGAAGCGTCACAGTTGCAACTGGTCCAAA AAAACGCCAAGTCGCTTCCCTTGACTCAGCTTCCTGAAACCTGTGGCTACTCAATCAGTGGAAACAATGTAATGCTTGTAATGGTGGCTTCATATGACGGCTGTACAATGATGCAAGAG GACGGACGCTACATCCTACCAATGCTTTGGCAAAGAAGGCATATAATGCTCTCATGCCCCATAAAAGAAATGCATCCAGCACCACCTATGTCTCCAAGTCGACAAATGTCCCCTAAACCAGCTGCCTTGTCCTATACCCAGTGGGCTATGAGGCCTCCCTTCCAACACTATCCATATGGACAACAAGTAGTGCATCAAGAGCCAGCCGAGACTGACCTCTCTACTACACAAGAACCCACGACGACATCGCCAACACCACCCAAGGAGCAGCCAGCAAAAAGCCCACCAGCTTCTAAACCAGCTGGCTATCCCCATCCCCATCCACAGTACCAGTGGCATATGATGCCTCCCTTCAAACACTATCCATATGGACAACATGTGGTGCATCAAGAGCCAGCCGAGACTGAGCTCTCTACTACACAAGAGCCCACGACTACAtcgccaacaccacccaaagAGCTGCCAGCAAAAATGTCTCCTAAACCAGCTGCCTTGCCCTATCCATACAACCAGTGGGCTATGATGCCTCCCTTCAACTATTATCCATATGGACAACAAGTGCATCAAGAGCCATCCATGACTGACCTCCCTACTACACAAGAACCCACGACgacaccgccaacaccacccaagGAGCAGCCAGCAAAAAGCCCAACTGCTTCTAAACCAGCTGGCTATCCCCATCCACAGTACCA aGCCCACGACTACACCGCCAACGCCACCCAAGGAGCAGCCAGCAAAGGGCCCACCTGCAAATATTCCACCTGCTTCTAA
- the LOC130371726 gene encoding uncharacterized protein LOC130371726 → MAHKGKATPWRSWSFTSAFLLVCLAPLTKSYNLRKALGRNRENGHEGKILFGNFFEKGRTGLPTSIHANWNVTSSAEDAVGYQKDSSGWFQDDPSVQWKHLELSVQCGAYQMKLVAREPEASQLQLVQKNAKSLPLTQLPETCGYSISRNNVMLVMVASYDGCTMMQEDGRYILPMLWQRRHIMLSCPIKEMHPAPPMSPSRQMSPKPAALPYPYNQWAMRPPFNYYPYGQQVVHQEPAETDLPTTQEPTTTSPTPPKELPAKMSPKPAALPYPYNQWAMMPPFNYYPYGQQVHQEPSMTDLPTTQEPKTTSPTPPKEQPAKSPPASKPAGYPHPEYQWHMMPPFQHYPYGQHVVHQEPAETDLPTTQEPTTTPPTPPNTTQEPTTTPPTPPKEQPAKSPPANIPPASKPAGYPHPQYQWAMMPLFQHYPYGQHVVHQEPAETELSTTQEPTTTPPTPPKELPAKMSPKPAALPYPYNQWAMMPPFNYYPYGQQVHQEPSMTDLPTTQEPTTTSPTPPKKQPAKSPPASKPAGYPHPQTSGL, encoded by the exons ATGGCACACAAAGGGAAGGCTACACCGTGGCGTAGTTGGAGCTTCACTTCAGCGTTTCTGCTAGTCTGTTTAGCACCCCTGACGAAGTCGTACAATTTGAGAAAAGCACTTGGCAGAAATAGAGAAAATGGTCATGAAGGAAAGATTCTGTTTGGTAACTTCTTTGAGAAGGGGCGAACTGGTCTGCCAACAAGTATACATGCCAACTGGAATGTTACCTCCTCTGCAGAAGATGCCGTCGGTTATCAAAAAGACTCGTCCG GGTGGTTCCAAGATGATCCCAGTGTACAATGGAAGCACTTGGAGCTGTCAGTTCAATGTGGTGCTTACCAGATGAAGCTCGTAGCAAGGGAGCCAGAAGCGTCACAGTTGCAACTGGTCCAAA AAAACGCCAAGTCGCTTCCCTTGACTCAGCTCCCTGAAACCTGTGGCTACTCAATCAGTCGAAACAATGTAATGCTTGTAATGGTGGCTTCATATGACGGCTGTACAATGATGCAAGAG GACGGACGCTACATCCTACCAATGCTTTGGCAAAGAAGGCATATAATGCTCTCATGCCCCATAAAAGAAATGCATCCAGCACCACCTATGTCTCCAAGTCGACAAATGTCCCCTAAACCAGCTGCCTTGCCCTATCCATACAACCAGTGGGCTATGAGGCCTCCCTTCAACTATTATCCATATGGACAACAAGTAGTGCATCAAGAGCCAGCCGAGACTGACCTCCCTACTACACAAGAACCCACGACGACAtcgccaacaccacccaaagAGCTGCCAGCAAAAATGTCCCCTAAACCAGCTGCCTTGCCCTATCCATACAACCAGTGGGCTATGATGCCTCCCTTCAACTATTATCCATATGGACAACAAGTGCATCAAGAGCCATCCATGACTGATCTCCCTACTACACAAGAACCCAAGACGACATCGCCAACACCACCCAAGGAGCAGCCAGCAAAAAGCCCACCTGCTTCTAAACCTGCTGGCTATCCCCATCCAGAGTACCAGTGGCATATGATGCCTCCCTTCCAACACTATCCATATGGACAACATGTAGTGCATCAAGAGCCAGCCGAGACGGACCTCCCTACTACACAAGAGCCCACGACAacaccgccaacaccacccaacaccacccaagaGCCCACGACTACACCGCCAACGCCACCCAAGGAGCAGCCAGCAAAAAGCCCACCTGCAAATATTCCACCTGCTTCTAAACCAGCTGGCTATCCCCATCCACAGTACCAGTGGGCTATGATGCCTCTCTTCCAACACTATCCATATGGACAACATGTGGTGCATCAAGAGCCAGCCGAGACTGAGCTCTCTACTACACAAGAGCCCACGACgacaccgccaacaccacccaaagAGCTGCCAGCAAAAATGTCCCCTAAACCAGCTGCCTTGCCCTATCCATACAACCAGTGGGCTATGATGCCTCCCTTCAACTATTATCCATATGGACAACAAGTGCATCAAGAGCCATCCATGACTGACCTCCCTACTACACAAGAACCCACGACGACATCGCCAACACCACCCAAGAAGCAGCCAGCAAAAAGCCCACCTGCTTCTAAACCAGCTGGCTATCCCCATCCACA GACCAGTGGGCTATGA
- the LOC130371727 gene encoding uncharacterized protein LOC130371727 — protein MAHKGKATPWRSWSFTSAFLLVCLAPLTQSYNLRKALGRNRENGHEGKILFGNFFEKGRTGLPTSIHANWNVTSSAEDAIGYQKDSSGWFQDDPSVQWKHLELSVQCGAYQMKLVAREPEASQLQLVQKNAKSLPLTQLPETCGYSISGNNVMLVMVASYDGCTMMQEDGRYILPMLWQRRHIMLSCPIKEMHPAPPMSPSRQMSPKPAALSYTYNQWAMRPPFKHYPYGQQVVHQEPAETDLPTTQEPTTTSPTPPKELPAKMSPKPAALPYPYNQWAMRPPFKHYPYGQQVHQEPAETDLPTTQEPTTTSPTPPKELPAKMSPKPAALPYPYNQWAMMPPFNYYPYGQQVHQEPSMTDLPTTQEPTTTPPTPPKEQPAKSPPASKPAGYPHPQYQAHDNTANTTQHHPRAHDYTTNATQGAASKKPTCKYSTCF, from the exons ATGGCACACAAAGGGAAGGCTACACCGTGGCGTAGTTGGAGCTTCACTTCAGCGTTTCTGCTAGTCTGTTTAGCACCCCTGACACAGTCGTACAATTTGAGAAAAGCACTTGGCAGAAATAGAGAAAATGGTCATGAAGGAAAGATTCTGTTTGGTAACTTCTTTGAGAAGGGGCGAACTGGTCTGCCAACAAGTATACATGCCAACTGGAATGTTACCTCCTCTGCAGAAGATGCCATCGGTTATCAAAAAGACTCGTCCG GGTGGTTCCAAGATGATCCCAGTGTACAATGGAAGCACTTGGAGCTGTCAGTTCAATGTGGTGCTTACCAGATGAAGCTCGTAGCAAGGGAGCCAGAAGCGTCACAGTTGCAACTGGTCCAAA AAAACGCCAAGTCGCTTCCCTTGACTCAGCTCCCTGAAACCTGTGGCTACTCAATCAGTGGAAACAATGTAATGCTTGTAATGGTGGCTTCATATGACGGCTGTACAATGATGCAAGAG GACGGACGCTACATCCTACCAATGCTTTGGCAAAGAAGGCATATAATGCTCTCATGCCCCATAAAAGAAATGCATCCAGCACCACCTATGTCTCCAAGTCGACAAATGTCTCCTAAACCAGCTGCCTTGTCCTATACATACAACCAGTGGGCTATGAGGCCTCCCTTCAAACACTATCCATATGGACAACAAGTAGTGCATCAAGAGCCAGCCGAGACTGACCTCCCTACTACACAAGAACCCACGACGACAtcgccaacaccacccaaagAGCTGCCAGCAAAAATGTCCCCTAAACCAGCTGCCTTGCCCTATCCATACAACCAGTGGGCTATGAGGCCTCCCTTCAAACACTATCCATATGGACAACAAGTGCATCAAGAGCCAGCCGAGACTGACCTCCCTACTACACAAGAACCCACGACGACAtcgccaacaccacccaaagAGCTGCCAGCAAAAATGTCTCCTAAACCAGCTGCCTTGCCCTATCCATACAACCAGTGGGCTATGATGCCTCCCTTCAACTATTATCCATATGGACAACAAGTGCATCAAGAGCCATCCATGACTGACCTCCCTACTACACAAGAACCCACGACgacaccgccaacaccacccaagGAGCAGCCAGCAAAAAGCCCACCTGCTTCTAAACCAGCTGGCTATCCCCATCCACAGTACCA AGCCCACGACAacaccgccaacaccacccaacaccacccaagaGCCCACGACTACACCACCAACGCCACCCAAGGAGCAGCCAGCAAAAAGCCCACCTGCAAATATTCCACCTGCTTCTAA